In Candidatus Scalindua japonica, the genomic stretch ATTATCTTTGCCCATACGGTATTAGATTCCACAAACAGATCAAAAGCGGTTCCTCCTTTACCAAAATAGAGCATAGAGAAGAAGCTTATTGACGCAACCATAAACCACCACCATGACACCCCTTTCTCTCCTTCCATACGTATGCCGCTACGTTTGAATAATTGTGTGGGCAGTTCACGGCCAATGAGGATAAAGATAACGTCATTAGGTATAGCTTTAACTTCTTCTTTTGTTTTCAGGAATACCTTTTCTTCTCGTATTTCTGTAACTATTGATTCTAAAAATGGTATAATACTGCCTTGCTCAACCAGGCCATTGAACCTGTTTATATTTTCCTCTTTTGGTCTGGAAAACTCTTCTTTACGATAAGAGTGGGTTATTCTGTTTCCTGATTCTGCAAGTGCGATAGAACACTCCAGCGAACTGTCACCACCACCAACAACCAGAATATTTTTACCGGTAAATTCTCCCGGGTCGTACAATTTATTGAATACTTTTGGCAATAACTCACCGGGTACTTTGAGCTGACGGCTCTTACCGGCTTTTCCTATGGATAGTATCACCTTCTGCGCCAAATACATTTTTTTGTTTGTTTCGATATGAATTGTATTCTCTTCGCGACTGAGCTTATGTACAAAAGTCCCCACTTCAATATTAAGATTTTCTCTTTCTATCTGGATCGTCAGTTCATGCAGGAGCGTCTCCTTGGTACCGTCAGCCATTTCTAATGGGACTTCCAGCCGAACTCTATCCGGTTTCAATGTAATGGGCTTCTCTTTTGGAAAATTTTCTATTGTATTCAGGATGCGACTTGATTCTAAAATAATGTAATTAATGTTCCTTTTTTTGCATTCTATTGCCGCGGAAATACCAGCGGGTCCGGCACCGACAATAACTAAGTCGTAGATGTCGGAATTATTCGCTTTTTCAGATGTAGTTTTTTGGCCAGAGAAGAGCCGTTTTACTATTTTTGATCCTCCATCTGCAGCAAGTTTAAGCATGGGTATACCGGTCAAATCTCCTACAATATAGACACCCGGTAAAGAAGTTTCGTTTTGTTCATCTATTTCAGGATAGCTCTCGACACTGTTTTCTGGATTGTTCTTCTGGAGCCAATTGAAATAGTTTGATACAAAGTTCATAAACGTTCTTTCCTTACTTAATGCATGAGGAGTTTTACTGTTTCTTATATCATACCCGAATTCCTTTATCGGGTATAACAAAAGCGGTATCCGCAAAAACCTAATCGGATGTTTGTGAGAAAAAGTATTAGTTGTTTGTTTTTATCTCGTTAAAGATCAAGTTACATCTTACTTTTGTATATATTGACAATTTATCTATTGGAATTATTCACTTAATTAAAGATCATTATTTCTCCTGCTTCCGTTTTGATTTAAAGAATGCGAGTCTTTTCTTTATCTCCTTATCAAATCCAAAATCTGTCGGTTTATAATATTCTCTACTTTGAAGCTCTTCCGGTAAACAGGATTGTCCTGCGAAACCACCATGGTCATGTGGATACTTGTATCCTTTTCCATAACCAAGGTCTTTCATGAGGGACGTTGGTGCGTTTCTGATATGAAGAGGCACGCCCAATGCCCCTTTCTCTTTGACATCACTCAACGCGCTTAGATACGCCTTATAAGACGCATTGCTTTTTGGTGCTGTTGCAAGATAAGTCACACCCTGCGACAGAGGTATCCACCCCTCCGGCATACCGATAAAATGAAACGCGTCTTTTACGGAAACTGCCATCTGGATAGCAGACGGATCAGCATTGCCTATATCCTCTGAAGCAAAAACAACCATGCGACGCGCGATAAAAAGAGGGTCTTCTCCTGCCTCTAACATACGTGCCAGCCAGTAGAGAGCCGCATCCGGATCACTGTCACGCATGGATTTGATAAAAGCAGAGATCACATTGTAGTGCTCCTCTCCGCCCTTATCATAAAGAAGTGCCTTCCGCTGCATCGCTTCCTGGGCGATTGACAGGGTAACCGTTCTCTTATCTGCCTTATTTGGTTCCGCCAGCATTACAGCTGTCTCAAGAGTATTTAAGGCGGACCTCGCCTCTCCATGAGAAAGGTCTGCGATGAAGTCAATAGCATTTTCATTTACCTCGACTTTTAAACTGGCAAGCCCACGTTCTTTATCTGATAAGGTATTGTTGATTATAGTTTTGATGCTTGCTATAGTGAGCTGTTTCAGTACCAGTACTTTACAACGGGAGAGCAGTGGTGCGTTAATCTCGAACGAGGGGTTCTCTGTTGTAGCGCCTATTAATGTGATAGTACCATCTTCCACGTGATGGAGGAAGGCATCCTGCTGGGACTTATTAAATCGGTGTATCTCATCGACAAAAAGAATAGTTCTTTTGCCGTAATATTTGAGCTGTTGCCGGGCATCTTCAATAACAGCCCGGATGTCCTTGACTCCTGACAATACAGCGGAGAAAGAGACAAAGTGGGCATCAAGGGATTTTGCAATAATTAAGGCTAATGTGGTTTTCCCAACACCCGGTGGACCCCAGAAAATCATTGATACCAACTCTTTTCTCTCCTTAAACCCGTTGAGGATTTTATCGGGACCTACCAGGTGTTCCTGTCCAACAAATTCAGCCAGGTTTTGCGGTCTCATCCTTTCCGCCAAAGGGGATTTTTTAGCAGACTTTGCCCTTGTGTCAAATAAGTCAGCCATTCTCAGTTATCCTCAATTCTAATTCCTGTTTTAAGCAGCAGCATCAGGTCAGATTTTTGCATATAACAAATTAATTTTCCAAAACCGTCATTCTTGGCCGCCTTCCCGCCCGGCTCAACCGTTCGGACGGGTACCTATTCGGGCAGGCATGCACCCTGCATAAAGCATGCGAGGACAAGCTTAAGTGGGTGCCCAGATTGAACGGGCCAACTGGATACCCGATAAAAGAATTCGGGTATGACAAAAGCGGCATCTACAAAAACCTGACCTGATGCTGCTGTGTTTTAAAAGTAATTATATTTCATTTTTGCAGAATTATTAAGCAATTCAACAAAATAATAGAAATCGTAATTAATAGCTTAGATAGTTAAGTCGTTACTTAAAGAGAATATTTTACTCATTAATGGTCAGCCAACAATTATGTTATCTAATTGTCGCTATTATGAGGAAAAAAGTTGAATTTGCCAGGTTGTTGTAATACTATTGCGGGAACAATAAAATATTATTCGTTCCACAGTTCTATGTGGAACAAAATTTTATAGAAAGGCGCGATTATATGATTAAGATTGTAGATGGATATGATAACAGTAAACAGATATATGAAATGATTGAAAACGTTGTTGATGAATTGGGTATAAAACAGAAACTGGAAGAAGTTACTATTAAACATACTCCGGCAGATTCTCCTATCGATATGAATTATCTCAGTTCGGATAATCGGTCACTTGTGCTGGAGATTGTGGACTCTTTAGACAACCTTGAGGGGCGGGTCAGGCATGAGCTTATGCATGTGGCTGACCAGTTAAACGAGAAGTTCCAACATAAAGAAAGTCTTGTTCCACCAGAAGGGACCGGTGCATTCAGAAGGTATAAATACCTGTGGAATGTATATATAGACAGTCGCCTTATAAAGAGCGGTAACCCTTCCTACGATACTCAGGATGCCAGAGAAAAGGAGATAGCTGAGTGCTATCCAGAGCTGAGTGAAGATCTCAGGAAAAAATGTTTTGATTTTCTCTGGGGAATTGAGAGCATTGATTTCGAGCAGATTTCAGCAATGAGTTACGATCTATTTTCAACGTTTGATGAGCTTCGGTCTCTCGCCGAATCGCATGGAGAAAAGCAGGTTACGTTTGAGACAATGGAGGAGCTGAAA encodes the following:
- a CDS encoding NAD(P)/FAD-dependent oxidoreductase, whose translation is MNFVSNYFNWLQKNNPENSVESYPEIDEQNETSLPGVYIVGDLTGIPMLKLAADGGSKIVKRLFSGQKTTSEKANNSDIYDLVIVGAGPAGISAAIECKKRNINYIILESSRILNTIENFPKEKPITLKPDRVRLEVPLEMADGTKETLLHELTIQIERENLNIEVGTFVHKLSREENTIHIETNKKMYLAQKVILSIGKAGKSRQLKVPGELLPKVFNKLYDPGEFTGKNILVVGGGDSSLECSIALAESGNRITHSYRKEEFSRPKEENINRFNGLVEQGSIIPFLESIVTEIREEKVFLKTKEEVKAIPNDVIFILIGRELPTQLFKRSGIRMEGEKGVSWWWFMVASISFFSMLYFGKGGTAFDLFVESNTVWAKIIAYLSAPFKAPLNWDLSGYKWYSSLNFILGWAGSMVFLISGIGSLGLLARHGRTNFRTPWHAFKYTYFIGVSGFFTILYFSKSLHNTMVTAEWIESPTYWYSLFYCVTMLIFGIRRIYVRKTLYVFWQMTTLVSIQIFFLFLFPFHLYEPLILANLGTNHWAVTELFPSGKWSSFALILFWPLICGNLEVAFSGHGFLLYRLA
- a CDS encoding replication-associated recombination protein A, whose protein sequence is MADLFDTRAKSAKKSPLAERMRPQNLAEFVGQEHLVGPDKILNGFKERKELVSMIFWGPPGVGKTTLALIIAKSLDAHFVSFSAVLSGVKDIRAVIEDARQQLKYYGKRTILFVDEIHRFNKSQQDAFLHHVEDGTITLIGATTENPSFEINAPLLSRCKVLVLKQLTIASIKTIINNTLSDKERGLASLKVEVNENAIDFIADLSHGEARSALNTLETAVMLAEPNKADKRTVTLSIAQEAMQRKALLYDKGGEEHYNVISAFIKSMRDSDPDAALYWLARMLEAGEDPLFIARRMVVFASEDIGNADPSAIQMAVSVKDAFHFIGMPEGWIPLSQGVTYLATAPKSNASYKAYLSALSDVKEKGALGVPLHIRNAPTSLMKDLGYGKGYKYPHDHGGFAGQSCLPEELQSREYYKPTDFGFDKEIKKRLAFFKSKRKQEK